In a single window of the Flavobacterium sp. W4I14 genome:
- a CDS encoding putative membrane protein (product_source=COG4270; cog=COG4270; superfamily=53092; transmembrane_helix_parts=Outside_1_3,TMhelix_4_21,Inside_22_27,TMhelix_28_47,Outside_48_66,TMhelix_67_84,Inside_85_88,TMhelix_89_108,Outside_109_127,TMhelix_128_146,Inside_147_149), producing MKPLFVLLIVYVALLAFGGHTTFDKGNIFAGNIAMGVMLLFTAIGHFKFKTSMAAMVPLFIPKKVEIVLLTGVLEILFAIGLAIENTRYFTGIALIIFYIVILPANIYAAKHRINYEDLHKPGPGPKYLWFRIPFQLFLIAWVWYFSVR from the coding sequence ATGAAACCTTTATTTGTATTACTTATCGTATATGTTGCCCTATTAGCCTTTGGCGGTCATACCACATTTGATAAAGGAAATATTTTTGCAGGCAATATCGCCATGGGTGTGATGTTACTTTTTACAGCTATCGGGCATTTCAAGTTTAAAACCAGTATGGCTGCTATGGTTCCATTGTTTATCCCTAAAAAAGTAGAAATTGTACTTTTAACAGGCGTATTGGAAATCTTATTTGCTATCGGCCTGGCGATTGAAAATACCAGATATTTTACCGGGATAGCCCTAATTATTTTTTACATTGTCATTTTACCTGCCAATATTTATGCTGCCAAACACCGCATCAATTACGAAGATTTGCATAAGCCAGGGCCGGGACCAAAATATTTATGGTTCAGAATACCCTTTCAGCTTTTCTTAATCGCTTGGGTTTGGTACTTTAGCGTTCGATAA
- a CDS encoding putative permease (product_source=KO:K03548; cog=COG0628; ko=KO:K03548; pfam=PF01594; transmembrane_helix_parts=Inside_1_6,TMhelix_7_26,Outside_27_29,TMhelix_30_52,Inside_53_60,TMhelix_61_83,Outside_84_143,TMhelix_144_166,Inside_167_201,TMhelix_202_224,Outside_225_233,TMhelix_234_256,Inside_257_267,TMhelix_268_290,Outside_291_304,TMhelix_305_327,Inside_328_369) yields MKDKLSFLPKLALVLFCLISLTYIAILGQSLLAPLLFSFLMAILLLPVGNFLEQRFKFKRSLSTLVSVVLMIAVIGGIIYFFGNQLSDLWADWPLLKEKANVSYHELQKWISHTFGVNSQKQLDYLNDSTEKALATSAAIVATTLATLSSTLLFLGFTLLFTFFILNYRRVLFTFLTAVFKEEHKEKVSEIVSQIQYIIKKYIIGLFLQMLIVTVLMITVLSLLGVKYAVLLGLVAGIFNVVPYLGIFFALLVSCLITFATAGAGKVLLVLIAFVGVHAIDGNVLMPLVVGSKVKINALFAFIGIVVGEMIWGISGMFLCIPYLAILKIIFDRVDNLKPWGILMGEEHKPDKKKRVYRITKKIKLEEKD; encoded by the coding sequence ATGAAAGACAAATTATCGTTCCTACCCAAGCTTGCCCTGGTTCTTTTCTGTTTAATAAGCTTAACCTACATCGCCATTTTAGGACAATCGCTGTTGGCACCGCTGCTTTTCTCCTTTTTAATGGCAATTTTATTGTTGCCTGTGGGCAATTTTTTAGAGCAGAGATTTAAGTTTAAACGAAGTTTGTCTACTCTTGTTTCAGTAGTGCTAATGATCGCTGTAATTGGCGGAATTATCTATTTTTTTGGCAATCAGTTGAGCGATTTATGGGCCGATTGGCCTTTGCTTAAAGAGAAAGCCAATGTTTCGTACCATGAACTGCAGAAATGGATTTCGCACACTTTCGGTGTAAATTCTCAGAAACAACTCGATTATTTAAATGATAGTACCGAAAAAGCTTTGGCTACCAGTGCTGCTATTGTTGCTACCACCTTGGCCACACTATCTTCTACCCTATTATTTTTGGGTTTCACGCTTTTGTTTACCTTCTTCATTTTAAATTACCGCCGTGTTTTATTCACTTTCTTAACGGCTGTTTTTAAAGAAGAACATAAAGAAAAGGTTTCAGAAATCGTTAGTCAGATTCAATACATCATTAAAAAATACATCATTGGTTTATTTCTGCAGATGCTTATTGTTACAGTATTAATGATTACCGTACTAAGTCTCTTAGGTGTTAAATATGCTGTTTTGTTAGGCCTGGTGGCTGGTATTTTTAATGTGGTACCTTATTTGGGGATATTTTTTGCTTTACTGGTAAGCTGTTTAATCACCTTTGCAACAGCTGGTGCAGGCAAAGTGCTTTTGGTTTTGATTGCCTTTGTCGGTGTACATGCGATAGATGGAAATGTGCTGATGCCACTGGTAGTGGGTTCGAAAGTAAAAATTAATGCGCTTTTTGCCTTTATTGGTATTGTAGTTGGTGAAATGATCTGGGGAATATCGGGCATGTTTTTATGTATACCTTATCTGGCCATATTAAAAATAATCTTCGATAGAGTGGATAATTTAAAACCTTGGGGCATTTTAATGGGCGAAGAGCATAAGCCCGACAAAAAGAAACGCGTTTATCGGATTACGAAAAAGATTAAATTAGAAGAAAAGGATTAG
- a CDS encoding SEC-C motif-containing protein (product_source=KO:K09858; cog=COG3012; ko=KO:K09858; pfam=PF02810,PF17775; superfamily=103642,54427), translating into MDLINCPCGSGVAFSHCCQPYHLKVKAVPTAEALMRSRYSAFVVADAAYLYDTTHSSKRKGHSKSAYLSSAKNTKWLKLEIVFSDFDVVEFKAYYLNKKFQTEVLHEKSNFRLEDGQWYYVDGEFMNKNEIAKFIQNLRFHSQN; encoded by the coding sequence ATGGATTTAATTAACTGTCCTTGCGGAAGCGGAGTTGCCTTTAGCCATTGTTGCCAGCCTTATCATTTAAAAGTGAAAGCGGTACCAACTGCAGAGGCCTTAATGCGTTCCAGATATTCGGCCTTTGTAGTAGCTGATGCTGCTTATCTTTACGATACCACGCATAGCAGTAAAAGAAAAGGGCACTCGAAAAGTGCTTATCTAAGCAGTGCGAAAAACACCAAATGGCTAAAACTCGAAATTGTTTTTTCTGATTTTGATGTCGTCGAGTTTAAGGCTTATTACCTCAATAAGAAATTTCAGACTGAAGTATTGCATGAAAAATCTAATTTCAGGTTAGAAGATGGGCAATGGTATTATGTTGATGGAGAATTTATGAATAAGAACGAAATCGCAAAATTCATACAAAATTTGCGATTCCATTCGCAAAATTAA
- a CDS encoding aryl-alcohol dehydrogenase-like predicted oxidoreductase (product_source=COG0667; cath_funfam=3.20.20.100; cog=COG0667; pfam=PF00248; superfamily=51430), with amino-acid sequence MEKRILGKTDLNIAPIVFGGNVFGWTIDEQKSFEILNQFVENGFNFIDTADVYSRWAPGNKGGESETIIGNWLKQHNKRHDVIIATKVGSDMGQGKSLKKDYIINEVEHSLSRLQTDYIDLYFSHYDDENTPVEETLSAYETLIKAGKVRWIGASNFSAERLKESLVYSTEHSLPRYEVYQPGYNLYDRENFEQEHEKICLDYGLGVVTYYSLASGFLTGKYRSEDDLNKSQRGGGIKKFLNERGFKILAALDEVAEKHHVEPASIALAWLIYHPSITAPIASVTDLSQLKSFTDAANLKLSPEDISLLDKASIY; translated from the coding sequence ATGGAAAAAAGAATTTTAGGAAAAACCGATTTAAATATTGCACCCATTGTATTCGGAGGAAACGTATTTGGCTGGACAATCGATGAACAAAAATCGTTTGAAATATTAAACCAGTTTGTAGAAAATGGATTTAACTTTATCGATACTGCCGATGTATATTCGCGTTGGGCACCCGGAAATAAAGGTGGAGAATCAGAAACAATCATAGGCAATTGGCTCAAACAACACAACAAACGCCACGACGTAATTATTGCAACAAAGGTCGGTTCTGATATGGGCCAGGGTAAATCTTTAAAGAAGGATTACATCATAAACGAAGTAGAACATTCATTATCACGCTTGCAAACAGATTATATCGACCTCTATTTCTCTCATTACGATGATGAAAATACCCCGGTTGAGGAAACCTTAAGTGCTTACGAAACTTTAATTAAAGCAGGCAAAGTACGGTGGATCGGTGCATCAAACTTTTCTGCTGAGCGGTTAAAAGAATCGCTGGTGTATTCTACTGAACATAGTTTACCTCGTTACGAAGTTTACCAACCAGGATACAACCTCTACGATAGAGAAAACTTTGAGCAGGAACACGAAAAAATCTGCCTGGATTATGGCTTGGGTGTAGTAACCTATTATTCATTAGCCAGTGGTTTTTTAACAGGAAAATACCGCAGCGAAGATGATTTGAATAAAAGCCAGCGTGGCGGAGGCATTAAAAAATTCCTGAACGAACGTGGCTTTAAAATTTTAGCGGCATTGGATGAGGTTGCTGAAAAACACCATGTTGAGCCTGCTTCGATAGCCCTTGCCTGGTTAATTTATCATCCTTCAATTACAGCGCCAATTGCAAGCGTTACCGATTTAAGCCAGTTAAAATCTTTTACGGATGCGGCGAATTTGAAATTATCGCCAGAAGATATTTCACTTTTAGACAAAGCAAGTATCTATTAA
- a CDS encoding XTP/dITP diphosphohydrolase (product_source=KO:K02428; cath_funfam=1.10.3420.10; cog=COG3956; ko=KO:K02428; pfam=PF03819; superfamily=101386; tigrfam=TIGR00444), with amino-acid sequence MPNNPIPASANNPADAFTRLLTVLDTLRTQCPWDKKQTMETLRHLTIEETYELSDAILEGDLDEIKKELGDVMMHLVFYSRIASETNDFNITDVLNGVCDKLVNRHPHIYGDVEVQNEEDVKRNWEQIKLKEGNKSVLAGVPSSLPALVKAARIQEKARGVGFDWEDKNQVWKKVEEELQEFKTEFNVADNTAIDIEKAESEFGDVLFSLINYARFININPENALEKTNKKFIKRFQYLETKAKENGKALADMTLAEMDVYWNEAKKI; translated from the coding sequence ATGCCTAACAATCCAATTCCTGCAAGTGCCAATAATCCAGCTGATGCTTTTACACGTTTGCTTACTGTTTTAGATACACTACGTACACAATGTCCGTGGGATAAAAAACAGACCATGGAAACACTGCGCCATTTAACGATAGAGGAAACTTATGAATTGAGCGACGCCATTTTAGAGGGCGACTTAGACGAAATTAAAAAGGAACTTGGCGATGTAATGATGCATCTGGTTTTTTATTCGAGAATTGCTTCCGAAACCAATGATTTTAACATAACAGATGTTTTAAACGGGGTTTGCGATAAACTAGTTAACAGACATCCACATATTTATGGCGATGTTGAAGTGCAGAACGAAGAAGACGTTAAACGCAATTGGGAGCAGATTAAACTAAAAGAAGGCAACAAATCGGTTCTGGCTGGTGTTCCATCTTCGTTACCAGCTTTGGTTAAGGCAGCGCGCATTCAGGAAAAGGCCCGCGGCGTAGGCTTCGATTGGGAAGATAAAAATCAGGTTTGGAAAAAGGTAGAAGAAGAACTACAGGAGTTTAAAACTGAATTCAACGTTGCCGATAATACGGCCATTGATATCGAAAAAGCAGAATCAGAATTTGGCGATGTACTTTTTTCTTTAATCAATTATGCACGTTTCATTAACATCAATCCTGAAAATGCATTGGAAAAAACCAATAAAAAATTCATCAAACGTTTTCAATACCTCGAAACCAAAGCAAAAGAAAACGGAAAAGCCTTGGCCGATATGACCCTTGCAGAGATGGATGTATATTGGAACGAAGCGAAGAAAATATAG
- a CDS encoding putative DNA-binding protein (MmcQ/YjbR family) (product_source=COG2315; cath_funfam=3.30.1460.30; cog=COG2315; pfam=PF04237; superfamily=142906) gives MDIESFREYCLNLPGTTEGMKWGHLCFMIEEKMYFIIAIDEDNSFSIKCDPEEFDALTARDGIQQAHHMAKRQWIRVDNLEVFNETELKKRVADSRAMVLAKLPKKTQAKYA, from the coding sequence ATGGATATCGAATCTTTCAGAGAATATTGTTTGAATTTACCTGGTACAACCGAGGGAATGAAATGGGGACATTTATGCTTTATGATTGAAGAAAAAATGTATTTCATTATCGCTATTGATGAAGATAACAGTTTTTCTATAAAGTGTGATCCCGAAGAGTTTGACGCATTAACGGCCAGAGATGGAATACAACAGGCCCACCATATGGCTAAACGACAATGGATCCGTGTCGATAACCTGGAGGTGTTTAACGAAACAGAACTGAAAAAAAGAGTGGCCGATTCGAGGGCGATGGTTTTAGCTAAATTACCTAAGAAAACACAGGCGAAGTACGCTTAA
- a CDS encoding hypothetical protein (product_source=Hypo-rule applied; cath_funfam=1.20.120.450; pfam=PF12867; superfamily=109854) yields the protein MTDTLATIAQIKNTRIFISELVKDLSIEQLNKIPAGFNNNIIWNIAHLTAAQQNMCYIRSGLAITVKDEHFSPFLSGTKPEKFIGQEEINSISDALLNSLDRLATDYANGIFLKFDPWDKRYGMKLNSIEDAINFIPFHEGMHIGYIMALKKLV from the coding sequence ATGACTGACACACTTGCTACCATCGCCCAGATTAAAAACACCAGAATTTTTATTTCAGAACTGGTAAAAGATTTGAGCATCGAGCAATTAAACAAAATTCCAGCAGGTTTTAACAATAATATTATTTGGAATATTGCGCATTTAACTGCAGCGCAACAAAATATGTGTTATATAAGATCGGGCTTAGCGATAACTGTTAAAGACGAGCACTTTTCACCGTTTTTAAGCGGGACAAAGCCTGAAAAGTTTATTGGACAGGAAGAGATTAATTCTATTTCCGATGCACTCTTAAACAGTTTGGATCGTTTAGCCACTGATTATGCTAATGGTATTTTTCTAAAGTTCGATCCTTGGGATAAACGTTATGGCATGAAATTAAACTCGATAGAAGATGCAATAAACTTTATCCCTTTCCATGAGGGTATGCACATCGGCTACATTATGGCCTTAAAGAAACTTGTATAG
- a CDS encoding hypothetical protein (product_source=Hypo-rule applied; cath_funfam=3.30.310.50; cleavage_site_network=SignalP-noTM; pfam=PF10946; superfamily=56837), with the protein MRSAFKTILILSLTLFSSITFAQENKLISLEALVNKTDPAWPLVKKWIDSAKNKVEILPVDSAKAKEVLYHSQMTTYATLGSVIYNTGGIMVDNGWIRILGSGSERLSRNVAEWNKGKTIKEYGDNIPYLLIADDAVGGFFAINYGGLGKDIKNVYYLEPNSLTWQPLGAGYGEFLVFCFDSDLSKFYKGLRWSNWDQFIANLDGTKTYSFRPYLWQEGTDIEKCTRKLVGIEDMYRFNIMKSKELNADKGIKKDDTQKKETKEETKNEQ; encoded by the coding sequence ATGAGAAGCGCATTCAAAACAATTCTTATCCTAAGTTTAACTTTATTCTCTTCAATAACCTTTGCTCAAGAGAATAAGTTAATCAGTCTCGAAGCATTGGTAAATAAAACCGATCCGGCCTGGCCGTTGGTAAAAAAGTGGATCGATTCTGCCAAAAATAAGGTGGAGATTTTACCAGTAGATTCTGCAAAAGCAAAAGAAGTTTTATACCACTCACAAATGACTACCTATGCTACACTTGGTTCGGTAATTTACAATACCGGCGGCATTATGGTTGATAATGGCTGGATTAGAATCTTAGGCTCGGGCAGTGAACGATTGAGCCGAAATGTTGCCGAATGGAACAAAGGCAAAACCATAAAAGAATATGGCGATAACATCCCGTATCTGTTAATTGCTGATGACGCTGTAGGTGGTTTCTTTGCCATCAATTATGGCGGCTTGGGTAAAGACATTAAAAACGTGTATTACCTGGAGCCAAATTCCTTAACATGGCAACCACTTGGTGCGGGATATGGTGAGTTTCTTGTTTTCTGTTTTGATAGCGATCTTTCTAAATTTTACAAAGGTTTACGTTGGAGCAATTGGGACCAGTTTATTGCGAATTTAGATGGCACCAAGACTTATAGTTTCCGTCCATATTTATGGCAAGAAGGAACCGATATTGAAAAGTGTACCAGAAAACTGGTAGGCATTGAAGACATGTACCGTTTTAATATCATGAAGTCGAAAGAACTGAATGCTGATAAAGGCATAAAAAAAGACGATACACAAAAGAAGGAAACAAAAGAGGAAACTAAAAATGAGCAGTAA
- a CDS encoding putative membrane channel-forming protein YqfA (hemolysin III family) (product_source=COG1272; cath_funfam=1.20.1110.10; cog=COG1272; superfamily=55464; transmembrane_helix_parts=Inside_1_6,TMhelix_7_26,Outside_27_40,TMhelix_41_60,Inside_61_72,TMhelix_73_95,Outside_96_98) — MAENRSPHILSTSANLLGICFIVLTSLKKLALTDGSIIDEFAVAAVMFFMTSCILSFISMRRERNTSQKLEKVADFVFLSGLVILFIATILIAFNLIK; from the coding sequence ATGGCCGAAAATAGATCGCCTCATATTTTAAGCACTTCTGCCAATCTGTTGGGCATCTGCTTTATTGTGCTTACTTCTTTAAAAAAACTCGCACTTACCGATGGTTCCATCATTGATGAATTTGCCGTAGCTGCCGTAATGTTTTTTATGACCAGCTGCATCTTATCTTTTATCTCTATGAGAAGAGAAAGAAACACAAGTCAAAAGTTAGAAAAAGTTGCCGATTTTGTCTTTCTATCAGGCTTGGTTATCTTATTTATAGCAACGATTTTAATTGCCTTTAATTTGATCAAGTAA
- a CDS encoding tRNA U34 5-methylaminomethyl-2-thiouridine-forming methyltransferase MnmC (product_source=COG4121; cath_funfam=3.40.50.150; cog=COG4121; pfam=PF05430; superfamily=53335), with protein sequence MNIITPTADGSNTLYNETIGEHYHSKHGALQESKHVFIDAGLKFASTNLTEVSILEVGFGTGLNFILSFEYCAANNIKLNYTSIEAFPLTTDLIEQTGYAAYVPAIIWADFTSNYPEALKTPQKLTSLCTLEIAHTTLAEYQSDQKFDVIYYDAFSVQHQPEMWSDEIIGHACSFLKSGGTFVTYAITGKLKRAVKACGFTIEKLSGAPGKREMLRATKAEG encoded by the coding sequence ATGAATATTATAACGCCTACTGCTGATGGTTCGAATACACTTTATAATGAAACTATAGGCGAACACTACCACAGTAAACATGGCGCATTACAGGAAAGCAAACACGTATTTATTGATGCAGGATTAAAATTCGCCTCCACTAATTTAACTGAAGTTTCCATTTTGGAAGTTGGTTTCGGCACCGGATTGAACTTTATTTTAAGTTTCGAATATTGTGCGGCAAATAACATTAAACTTAACTATACCAGTATCGAAGCCTTTCCGCTTACTACAGATCTAATTGAGCAAACAGGTTACGCTGCCTATGTTCCCGCAATAATATGGGCCGATTTTACCTCAAATTACCCTGAAGCGTTAAAAACACCTCAAAAATTAACATCGCTTTGCACCTTAGAAATTGCGCATACTACCTTGGCCGAATACCAAAGCGACCAAAAATTTGATGTGATTTATTACGATGCCTTTTCTGTGCAGCACCAGCCCGAAATGTGGAGTGATGAAATTATTGGACATGCCTGCAGTTTCTTAAAATCAGGCGGAACTTTTGTTACCTACGCCATTACCGGAAAGCTGAAAAGAGCCGTTAAAGCCTGCGGATTTACCATCGAAAAATTATCTGGTGCTCCAGGGAAAAGGGAAATGCTTAGGGCCACCAAGGCTGAAGGTTAA